A window from Drosophila nasuta strain 15112-1781.00 chromosome 3, ASM2355853v1, whole genome shotgun sequence encodes these proteins:
- the LOC132789970 gene encoding uncharacterized protein LOC132789970 isoform X2, translated as MGSCSCTRRHFLLSICFLQMITIIERQVFDFLGYMWAPILVNFFQILFIIFGFYGAYHFRIKYIITYLLWMFVWIGWNAFMICFYLNVGSLDRESDLLNMGTGSVSWFEANGYGCKPTYNITADDPFRPLRPERVEDCLLDYTLVEVIHSGVQCALALLGILGAILISCIFLDEDDRLKHINKQSKHRQSLYSIEYNSSDTIRHRGDVMLGYGDGDAHDQDGGELSPKPMTPRRVKRRSVMARGSHGRQSSGGGSSSRRSHHGSSNTLRSKHGGGGGGAGDSSSGSYVRSSTRSSRRKYHQNPVTKLLDQQQQLQQQQQYQQPQLGSFHRQEKRSLTASNLQCFNDDIVNNSNNVAASQLGSLGKSNSHYYNSYRKNIPLDPIYYNTNGQGMLMPGMEQQASPPLPPPPPAPIGGGGHYNPSYQHSTTHLNDVGHPNDEMYNNRPPSVRSSYSNFHGSRPLSTAYNTTENVFAGLSGASASPPQAPCTPPLYQQHPLHQQQQQQPHHQQQQSQYLPPPPVPEPAPAYVTAQPHGHMSFSKRTASRESIRSMAFLNNGPPAYNLNYHTPPDSETTM; from the exons ATGGGCTCGTGCTCGTGTACACGGCGACACTTTCTGCTGTCAATATGCTTCCTGCAAATG ATAACGATTATCGAACGCCAGGTATTCGACTTTCTCGGATACATGTGGGCGCCCATATTGGTCAACTTCTTTCAAATACTGTTTATAATATTTGGCTTCTATGGCGCATATCATTTTAGAATCAAATACATCATAACC TATTTGCTATGGATGTTTGTGTGGATTGGCTGGAATGCGTTTATGATATGTTTCTATTTGAATGTCGGCAGCCTGGATAGG GAAAGCGATTTACTCAACATGGGCACGGGTAGCGTGTCGTGGTTCGAGGCGAATGGTTATGGCTGCAAGCCCACCTACAATATAACCGCCGATGATCCATTTCGTCCCCTACGCCCGGAGCGTGTCGAGGACTGTCTGCTGGACTATACACTCGTTGAGGTCATCCACTCTGGTGTACAGTGCGCGCTGGCG CTGCTGGGTATACTCGGTGCGATTCTAATCAGCTGCATATTTCTCGATGAGGACGACAGAT TGAAGCACATTAACAAGCAGTCCAAGCATCGCCAGTCGCTATACTCCATCGAGTACAACAGCAGTGACACCATACGACATCGCGGCGATGTCATGCTGGGCTACGGTGATGGCGATGCCCACGATCAGGATGGCGGCGAGCTGAGTCCCAAGCCGATGACTCCGCGACGTGTCAAGCGGCGCTCGGTCATGGCGCGTGGTTCACATGGGCGGCAATCGAGCggaggcggcagcagcagtcggCGTTCCCAtcacggcagcagcaacaccttGCGATCCAAGCAtgggggaggaggaggcggtGCTGGAGATAGCAGCAGTGGGAGCTATGTGAGAAGCAGCACACGCAGCTCACGGAGGAAATATCATCAGAATCCAGTCACGAAGCTGCtcgatcaacaacaacaactacagcagcagcaacaatatcaACAACCTCAACTTGGTTCGTTCCATCGCCAGGAGAAGCGTTCGTTGACCGCCTCGAATCTACAGTGCTTCAACGATGACATTgtgaacaacagcaacaacgttgCAGCCAGCCAGCTGGGCAGTCTGGGCAAGAGCAATAGTCACTACTATAACAGCTATCGAAAGAACATTCCCCTCGATCCCATCTACTACAATACGAATGGTCAGGGCATGCTTATGCCCGGCATGGAGCAGCAGGCATCGCCTCCATTGCCACCGCCACCTCCAGCACCCATTGGAGGTGGTGGCCACTACAATCCGAGCTATCAGCACTCGACCACACACCTTAACGATGTGGGTCATCCCAACGATGAGATGTACAACAATCGACCGCCTTCCGTGCGTTCCAGCTATTCAAATTTCCATGGCTCGCGTCCTCTGTCCACCGCCTACAACACCACCGAGAATGTGTTTGCTGGCCTGAGTGGAGCTAGCGCCAGTCCGCCTCAGGCGCCCTGCACACCACCGCTCTACCAGCAGCATCCActgcaccaacaacagcagcagcagccacatcatcagcagcagcaatctcAGTATTTGCCCCCTCCTCCTGTGCCAGAGCCAGCGCCTGCCTATGTGACCGCCCAGCCACATGGCCATATGTCATTCTCGAAGCGCACAGCTTCAAGGGAGAGCATACGTTCCATGGCCTTCCTCAACAATGGTCCGCCTGCCTATAATCTTAACTATCATACACCGCCCGACTCTGAGACGACCATGTGA
- the LOC132789970 gene encoding sodium/potassium-transporting ATPase subunit beta-1-interacting protein isoform X5 gives MGSCSCTRRHFLLSICFLQMITIIERQVFDFLGYMWAPILVNFFQILFIIFGFYGAYHFRIKYIITYLLWMFVWIGWNAFMICFYLNVGSLDRESDLLNMGTGSVSWFEANGYGCKPTYNITADDPFRPLRPERVEDCLLDYTLVEVIHSGVQCALALLGILGAILISCIFLDEDDRFDFMNGDAKSPQHTVVHPIEAH, from the exons ATGGGCTCGTGCTCGTGTACACGGCGACACTTTCTGCTGTCAATATGCTTCCTGCAAATG ATAACGATTATCGAACGCCAGGTATTCGACTTTCTCGGATACATGTGGGCGCCCATATTGGTCAACTTCTTTCAAATACTGTTTATAATATTTGGCTTCTATGGCGCATATCATTTTAGAATCAAATACATCATAACC TATTTGCTATGGATGTTTGTGTGGATTGGCTGGAATGCGTTTATGATATGTTTCTATTTGAATGTCGGCAGCCTGGATAGG GAAAGCGATTTACTCAACATGGGCACGGGTAGCGTGTCGTGGTTCGAGGCGAATGGTTATGGCTGCAAGCCCACCTACAATATAACCGCCGATGATCCATTTCGTCCCCTACGCCCGGAGCGTGTCGAGGACTGTCTGCTGGACTATACACTCGTTGAGGTCATCCACTCTGGTGTACAGTGCGCGCTGGCG CTGCTGGGTATACTCGGTGCGATTCTAATCAGCTGCATATTTCTCGATGAGGACGACAGAT TCGATTTCATGAACGGCGACGCGAAGAGTCCACAGCACACCGTCGTCCATCCAAT TGAAGCACATTAA
- the LOC132789970 gene encoding sodium/potassium-transporting ATPase subunit beta-1-interacting protein isoform X1, whose protein sequence is MGSCSCTRRHFLLSICFLQMITIIERQVFDFLGYMWAPILVNFFQILFIIFGFYGAYHFRIKYIITYLLWMFVWIGWNAFMICFYLNVGSLDRESDLLNMGTGSVSWFEANGYGCKPTYNITADDPFRPLRPERVEDCLLDYTLVEVIHSGVQCALALLGILGAILISCIFLDEDDRFDFMNGDAKSPQHTVVHPMYVSYTSIPTTSASATMQSNKQLQLQHQQQQLQQLQLQQQQQQNNSLQFNHQHQRHNKSSNNHNNTNTNNNNYSNCNSYNNTLNNVHQPQHQPLADTAINHNAYNPHLTHTSGKSEQLAHNNSSSSGSNHNVSGNSGSGSHSSANSHGNGQSNNASLNRLKSQSRHNNESSQIQTQSNNNSQRRKRLYQSKANPLNSVSPMSMSPQSAQTTPSLSYASLQNSNPQLAASLSNSNYSIFHAANSAATGDTSSATSGHFARIHHKPKPPKSQPDVKYTQLALDRLSRNLEEDEDNFSLQHLTPSENGVTYVPFQSPTPNSLFVGGSESNNNSGPPHIVFNSFHESHSSPHNNNQYSFESQPKSLPLVSGYSPRLQHRSYLGGKQLPRPTQIPMPTVPIHSCHGVEQETLALSPPPPPAPRPHIFQPRLGQAPYPDLSPEIAEKYAMPTQHVPGSPMVKRSQRRPRPQPAQANFCDQIRDAPPGYIVRAQSDDRLDEQHQTQLAQQSQQAPHVNRRSGRKARPRSFCNSIVGAQA, encoded by the exons ATGGGCTCGTGCTCGTGTACACGGCGACACTTTCTGCTGTCAATATGCTTCCTGCAAATG ATAACGATTATCGAACGCCAGGTATTCGACTTTCTCGGATACATGTGGGCGCCCATATTGGTCAACTTCTTTCAAATACTGTTTATAATATTTGGCTTCTATGGCGCATATCATTTTAGAATCAAATACATCATAACC TATTTGCTATGGATGTTTGTGTGGATTGGCTGGAATGCGTTTATGATATGTTTCTATTTGAATGTCGGCAGCCTGGATAGG GAAAGCGATTTACTCAACATGGGCACGGGTAGCGTGTCGTGGTTCGAGGCGAATGGTTATGGCTGCAAGCCCACCTACAATATAACCGCCGATGATCCATTTCGTCCCCTACGCCCGGAGCGTGTCGAGGACTGTCTGCTGGACTATACACTCGTTGAGGTCATCCACTCTGGTGTACAGTGCGCGCTGGCG CTGCTGGGTATACTCGGTGCGATTCTAATCAGCTGCATATTTCTCGATGAGGACGACAGAT TCGATTTCATGAACGGCGACGCGAAGAGTCCACAGCACACCGTCGTCCATCCAATGTACGTGAGCTATACAAGTATACCGACAACATCTGCAAGCGCCACAATGCAATCAAataagcagctgcaactgcaacatcagcagcagcagcttcagcagctacagctacagcagcagcaacagcaaaacaactCACTGCAATTCAATCATCAGCATCAACGACACAACAAATcgagcaacaaccacaacaacaccaataccaacaacaacaactacagcaattgcaacagctACAATAATACACTCAATAATGTTCACCAGCCACAGCATCAGCCTCTAGCAGACACAGCAATTAACCATAACGCATACAACCCACATTTAACCCACACAAGTGGCAAAAGCGAGCAACTGGCccataacaacagcagcagcagtggcagcaaccaCAACGTCAGTGGCaacagtggcagtggcagccacagcagcgcCAACAGCCATGGCAACGGGCAGAGCAACAACGCTAGCCTCAATCGCCTCAAATCTCAGAGTCGCCATAACAACGAGAGCAGCCAGATACAGacacagagcaacaacaacagtcagaGACGCAAGCGCCTCTATCAGTCCAAGGCAAATCCCCTCAACTCGGTCAGTCCCATGTCCATGTCGCCTCAAAGCGCACAAACCACGCCCTCTTTGTCCTATGCCTCGCTGCAGAACTCCAATCCGCAGCTGGCTGCCTCGctgagcaacagcaactataGCATCTTTCATGCCGCAAACAGTGCCGCCACCGGCGACACTAGCAGCGCCACCAGTGGGCACTTTGCCCGCATCCACCACAAGCCGAAGCCACCCAAGTCTCAGCCAGATGTGAAGTACACACAGTTGGCTCTCGATCGCTTGTCCCGCAATCTAGAGGAAGACGAGGACAACTTCTCGCTGCAGCACTTGACGCCCAGCGAGAACGGTGTTACCTATGTGCCCTTCCAGAGTCCCACGCCCAACAGTTTGTTTGTGGGCGGCagcgaaagcaacaacaactctggGCCACCGCACATTGTCTTCAACTCGTTCCACGAGTCCCACTCTAGtccccacaacaacaaccaataTTCCTTTGAATCCCAGCCCAAGTCTTTGCCCTTGGTTTCGGGCTACTCGCCCAGGCTACAGCATCGCAGCTACCTTGGCGGCAAGCAGCTGCCACGTCCCACACAAATCCCGATGCCCACGGTGCCCATTCACAGTTGCCATGGCGTAGAACAGGAAACGTTGGCGCTttcgccaccgccaccgcctgCACCACGTCCACACATCTTTCAGCCTCGACTCGGTCAGGCGCCCTATCCCGATCTCTCGCCCGAAATCGCCGAGAAATACGCCATGCCCACACAACATGTGCCCGGCTCACCAATGGTGAAGCGTAGCCAGCGTCGTCCCCGTCCGCAACCGGCACAGGCCAATTTCTGCGATCAGATACGCGATGCGCCGCCCGGTTACATTGTCCGCGCCCAGAGCGACGATCGCCTGGACGAGCAGCATCAAACGCAGCTCGCCCAGCAGTCGCAGCAGGCACCACATGTCAATCGACGCAGTGGGCGAAAGGCTCGTCCACGGTCCTTCTGTAATTCCATTGTGGGCGCCCAGGCATAG
- the LOC132789970 gene encoding hornerin isoform X4: MLGYGDGDAHDQDGGELSPKPMTPRRVKRRSVMARGSHGRQSSGGGSSSRRSHHGSSNTLRSKHGGGGGGAGDSSSGSYVRSSTRSSRRKYHQNPVTKLLDQQQQLQQQQQYQQPQLGSFHRQEKRSLTASNLQCFNDDIVNNSNNVAASQLGSLGKSNSHYYNSYRKNIPLDPIYYNTNGQGMLMPGMEQQASPPLPPPPPAPIGGGGHYNPSYQHSTTHLNDVGHPNDEMYNNRPPSVRSSYSNFHGSRPLSTAYNTTENVFAGLSGASASPPQAPCTPPLYQQHPLHQQQQQQPHHQQQQSQYLPPPPVPEPAPAYVTAQPHGHMSFSKRTASRESIRSMAFLNNGPPAYNLNYHTPPDSETTM, from the coding sequence ATGCTGGGCTACGGTGATGGCGATGCCCACGATCAGGATGGCGGCGAGCTGAGTCCCAAGCCGATGACTCCGCGACGTGTCAAGCGGCGCTCGGTCATGGCGCGTGGTTCACATGGGCGGCAATCGAGCggaggcggcagcagcagtcggCGTTCCCAtcacggcagcagcaacaccttGCGATCCAAGCAtgggggaggaggaggcggtGCTGGAGATAGCAGCAGTGGGAGCTATGTGAGAAGCAGCACACGCAGCTCACGGAGGAAATATCATCAGAATCCAGTCACGAAGCTGCtcgatcaacaacaacaactacagcagcagcaacaatatcaACAACCTCAACTTGGTTCGTTCCATCGCCAGGAGAAGCGTTCGTTGACCGCCTCGAATCTACAGTGCTTCAACGATGACATTgtgaacaacagcaacaacgttgCAGCCAGCCAGCTGGGCAGTCTGGGCAAGAGCAATAGTCACTACTATAACAGCTATCGAAAGAACATTCCCCTCGATCCCATCTACTACAATACGAATGGTCAGGGCATGCTTATGCCCGGCATGGAGCAGCAGGCATCGCCTCCATTGCCACCGCCACCTCCAGCACCCATTGGAGGTGGTGGCCACTACAATCCGAGCTATCAGCACTCGACCACACACCTTAACGATGTGGGTCATCCCAACGATGAGATGTACAACAATCGACCGCCTTCCGTGCGTTCCAGCTATTCAAATTTCCATGGCTCGCGTCCTCTGTCCACCGCCTACAACACCACCGAGAATGTGTTTGCTGGCCTGAGTGGAGCTAGCGCCAGTCCGCCTCAGGCGCCCTGCACACCACCGCTCTACCAGCAGCATCCActgcaccaacaacagcagcagcagccacatcatcagcagcagcaatctcAGTATTTGCCCCCTCCTCCTGTGCCAGAGCCAGCGCCTGCCTATGTGACCGCCCAGCCACATGGCCATATGTCATTCTCGAAGCGCACAGCTTCAAGGGAGAGCATACGTTCCATGGCCTTCCTCAACAATGGTCCGCCTGCCTATAATCTTAACTATCATACACCGCCCGACTCTGAGACGACCATGTGA
- the LOC132789970 gene encoding hornerin isoform X3, which translates to MKHINKQSKHRQSLYSIEYNSSDTIRHRGDVMLGYGDGDAHDQDGGELSPKPMTPRRVKRRSVMARGSHGRQSSGGGSSSRRSHHGSSNTLRSKHGGGGGGAGDSSSGSYVRSSTRSSRRKYHQNPVTKLLDQQQQLQQQQQYQQPQLGSFHRQEKRSLTASNLQCFNDDIVNNSNNVAASQLGSLGKSNSHYYNSYRKNIPLDPIYYNTNGQGMLMPGMEQQASPPLPPPPPAPIGGGGHYNPSYQHSTTHLNDVGHPNDEMYNNRPPSVRSSYSNFHGSRPLSTAYNTTENVFAGLSGASASPPQAPCTPPLYQQHPLHQQQQQQPHHQQQQSQYLPPPPVPEPAPAYVTAQPHGHMSFSKRTASRESIRSMAFLNNGPPAYNLNYHTPPDSETTM; encoded by the exons A TGAAGCACATTAACAAGCAGTCCAAGCATCGCCAGTCGCTATACTCCATCGAGTACAACAGCAGTGACACCATACGACATCGCGGCGATGTCATGCTGGGCTACGGTGATGGCGATGCCCACGATCAGGATGGCGGCGAGCTGAGTCCCAAGCCGATGACTCCGCGACGTGTCAAGCGGCGCTCGGTCATGGCGCGTGGTTCACATGGGCGGCAATCGAGCggaggcggcagcagcagtcggCGTTCCCAtcacggcagcagcaacaccttGCGATCCAAGCAtgggggaggaggaggcggtGCTGGAGATAGCAGCAGTGGGAGCTATGTGAGAAGCAGCACACGCAGCTCACGGAGGAAATATCATCAGAATCCAGTCACGAAGCTGCtcgatcaacaacaacaactacagcagcagcaacaatatcaACAACCTCAACTTGGTTCGTTCCATCGCCAGGAGAAGCGTTCGTTGACCGCCTCGAATCTACAGTGCTTCAACGATGACATTgtgaacaacagcaacaacgttgCAGCCAGCCAGCTGGGCAGTCTGGGCAAGAGCAATAGTCACTACTATAACAGCTATCGAAAGAACATTCCCCTCGATCCCATCTACTACAATACGAATGGTCAGGGCATGCTTATGCCCGGCATGGAGCAGCAGGCATCGCCTCCATTGCCACCGCCACCTCCAGCACCCATTGGAGGTGGTGGCCACTACAATCCGAGCTATCAGCACTCGACCACACACCTTAACGATGTGGGTCATCCCAACGATGAGATGTACAACAATCGACCGCCTTCCGTGCGTTCCAGCTATTCAAATTTCCATGGCTCGCGTCCTCTGTCCACCGCCTACAACACCACCGAGAATGTGTTTGCTGGCCTGAGTGGAGCTAGCGCCAGTCCGCCTCAGGCGCCCTGCACACCACCGCTCTACCAGCAGCATCCActgcaccaacaacagcagcagcagccacatcatcagcagcagcaatctcAGTATTTGCCCCCTCCTCCTGTGCCAGAGCCAGCGCCTGCCTATGTGACCGCCCAGCCACATGGCCATATGTCATTCTCGAAGCGCACAGCTTCAAGGGAGAGCATACGTTCCATGGCCTTCCTCAACAATGGTCCGCCTGCCTATAATCTTAACTATCATACACCGCCCGACTCTGAGACGACCATGTGA